One window of Brevibacterium pigmentatum genomic DNA carries:
- a CDS encoding RDD family protein, with protein sequence MSTLITGEAVELNVQPAALAARALSCLIDYIVYSLVNIGLLVAMFWLMLEVLDLNGLLLGSLMTVMTIFVFVLLPMLVEVLSHGRSLGKLILGLRVVRDDGAAVRLRHSFIRALLWPFEIVSTGGGIAALSGLLSPQAKRLGDYLAGTIAVSERSRPLPPMHTHVAPHLHDWLHRTDVTSIPDGLHRRIVQFLAMAPQLGAESRWQRAIELATELNPYVAPAPPEGTFPEQFLSAVIHRQRIAETEKQRRRADRAHAFRSGVDALPYGLHLTRR encoded by the coding sequence GTGAGTACTCTGATCACCGGTGAAGCCGTCGAACTCAATGTCCAGCCGGCCGCTCTGGCGGCTCGGGCGCTGAGCTGTCTCATCGACTACATCGTCTATTCGCTGGTGAATATCGGACTGCTGGTCGCCATGTTCTGGCTGATGCTCGAGGTGCTCGATCTCAACGGACTGCTCCTCGGCTCGCTCATGACCGTCATGACGATCTTCGTGTTCGTGCTGCTGCCGATGCTCGTCGAAGTGCTCAGCCACGGTCGGTCTCTGGGCAAACTCATCCTCGGCCTGCGTGTGGTCCGCGACGACGGCGCTGCGGTGCGGCTGCGGCATTCCTTCATCCGCGCCCTGCTGTGGCCGTTCGAGATCGTCTCCACCGGCGGCGGCATCGCGGCTCTGTCCGGGCTCCTCTCACCGCAGGCCAAGCGCCTCGGCGACTATCTGGCCGGAACCATCGCCGTGAGCGAACGCAGCCGACCTCTGCCGCCCATGCACACCCATGTGGCTCCGCACCTGCACGACTGGCTGCACCGCACCGACGTGACATCGATCCCCGACGGTCTGCATCGGCGCATCGTCCAATTCCTCGCCATGGCACCGCAGCTCGGCGCGGAATCGCGGTGGCAGCGGGCCATCGAACTCGCCACCGAACTCAATCCCTATGTGGCTCCGGCACCGCCGGAGGGAACGTTCCCCGAACAGTTCCTGTCCGCGGTCATCCACCGGCAGCGTATCGCGGAGACCGAGAAGCAGCGCCGACGTGCGGACCGTGCTCATGCGTTCCGGTCCGGAGTCGACGCCCTCCCCTACGGCCTCCACCTCACCCGCCGCTGA
- a CDS encoding stage II sporulation protein M translates to MDPNLLAQLHGDDWLELSALAKRNTLTPEQTTRFLELYRAASKDLSRITTVAPDSLEAARLSAIVHRSRNHLSSVPSGGLSGIARFFVISLPLSLYRLRWDFVIVAAGFLAVAVLSGIWAGTHPEVLETFGDREFRRQFAEHDFVDYYKENPNGFFAVGVWTNNAWIAVQFVLLGITGAYVIVGLFSNAVNVGFSGAMMFEFDRASDFFLYILPHGIPEISCIILAAAAGLRLFFAWVVPGPRLRRDKLAGEARSLLVVAGGLVLLLLGSGLIEGFVTPNPIPPALKIAIGVAYTAAVVIYAWHFGRRAAAAGLSADLDDHQAGYSVISTNR, encoded by the coding sequence ATGGATCCGAACCTGCTGGCCCAGCTGCACGGCGATGACTGGCTGGAGCTGTCGGCATTGGCGAAGAGGAACACGCTGACGCCCGAGCAGACGACTCGTTTCCTTGAGCTCTACCGGGCGGCGTCGAAGGATCTTTCGCGGATCACGACCGTCGCCCCGGATTCCCTCGAAGCTGCCCGGCTCTCGGCCATCGTCCACCGCTCCCGGAATCATCTCTCCTCCGTGCCCAGCGGGGGACTGTCGGGGATCGCACGCTTCTTCGTCATCAGCCTGCCGCTGTCGCTGTATCGGCTGCGTTGGGACTTCGTCATCGTGGCCGCAGGGTTCCTCGCTGTGGCCGTCCTGTCGGGGATCTGGGCGGGAACGCATCCGGAAGTGCTCGAGACCTTCGGCGATCGTGAGTTCCGGCGGCAGTTCGCCGAACACGATTTCGTCGACTACTACAAGGAGAACCCGAACGGATTCTTCGCTGTCGGAGTGTGGACGAACAATGCGTGGATCGCCGTCCAATTCGTCCTCCTCGGCATCACCGGCGCCTATGTCATCGTCGGACTGTTCTCGAACGCGGTCAACGTCGGCTTCTCCGGGGCGATGATGTTCGAGTTCGACCGCGCCTCCGACTTCTTCCTCTACATCCTGCCGCACGGGATCCCGGAGATCAGCTGCATCATCCTCGCCGCTGCCGCGGGTCTCCGTCTGTTCTTCGCCTGGGTGGTGCCGGGGCCCAGGCTGCGCCGTGACAAGCTCGCCGGTGAGGCTCGGTCGCTGCTCGTCGTCGCCGGCGGCCTCGTGCTGCTGCTGTTGGGTTCGGGGCTCATCGAAGGCTTCGTGACCCCGAACCCGATTCCGCCGGCGCTCAAGATCGCCATCGGCGTGGCCTATACCGCCGCGGTCGTCATCTACGCCTGGCATTTCGGCCGACGAGCTGCCGCGGCCGGCCTCAGCGCCGATCTGGACGATCACCAGGCCGGATATTCGGTCATCTCCACCAACCGCTGA
- a CDS encoding DUF58 domain-containing protein produces the protein MTTRLFLLTLLGLVPVILVPTWPTALIVAGVIVVVAVLDFFLVPRIHDLELQRTPGPMVRLGDGTHSTLTLINGTNRRLRLHVRDAWVPSAGAIETRSRHVLEPGEQVQVTTELEPTRRGALPGDLVTVRSRSVLGLIHRQKSIDVPAAVRVLPPFVSRRELPSKTQKLRELEGRSAVMIRGMGTEFDSLRDYVDGDDVRSIDWRASARAQDLVVKTWRPEKDRRVVIVVDSSRFAARRCGDGTVFDAALEASLLLTALATGAGDRVDVIVADARVRAAASSHRAHDPVHDLSVALTPVHPELYEANWESIAAAVLQASRQQALVVLVTQLDEATVAEDILPVLPTLTTHHRVVVAGVEDPTLEVLAAERGDVEDIYSAAAAEAERLATASLQTRLRGLGVSSVYALPEKLPGALADLYIRLKVTGGL, from the coding sequence ATGACCACGCGGCTGTTCCTGCTCACCCTGCTCGGGCTCGTGCCCGTCATCCTGGTGCCCACGTGGCCGACGGCGCTCATCGTGGCCGGGGTGATCGTCGTGGTCGCGGTCCTCGACTTCTTCCTCGTCCCCCGGATCCACGATTTGGAGCTCCAACGCACACCGGGACCGATGGTCCGCCTCGGCGATGGCACCCACAGCACACTGACCCTGATCAACGGAACGAACCGTCGACTGCGGCTGCACGTCCGCGACGCCTGGGTCCCGAGTGCCGGGGCGATCGAGACGCGGTCGCGTCATGTGCTGGAACCGGGTGAGCAGGTACAGGTGACCACTGAGCTGGAACCGACCAGACGAGGTGCGCTGCCCGGCGACCTGGTGACGGTGCGCAGTCGCAGCGTGCTCGGACTGATCCACCGGCAGAAGAGCATCGACGTGCCCGCCGCTGTGCGGGTGCTGCCTCCGTTCGTGTCCCGCCGGGAGCTGCCGTCGAAGACTCAGAAGCTGCGTGAGCTCGAGGGACGATCTGCGGTGATGATCCGCGGAATGGGCACCGAATTCGATTCGCTGCGCGACTACGTCGACGGCGACGATGTCCGGTCCATCGATTGGAGGGCCAGCGCCCGCGCGCAGGATCTCGTGGTCAAGACGTGGCGGCCGGAGAAGGATCGTCGAGTCGTCATCGTCGTCGACTCCTCGCGTTTCGCCGCCCGCCGCTGCGGCGACGGCACGGTCTTCGATGCCGCTCTGGAGGCGTCGCTGCTGCTGACGGCTCTGGCCACCGGCGCAGGTGACCGGGTCGATGTCATCGTCGCCGATGCCCGGGTGCGCGCAGCCGCGTCGAGCCATCGGGCACACGACCCGGTCCACGACCTGTCGGTGGCGCTGACGCCCGTGCACCCGGAGCTCTACGAGGCGAACTGGGAGTCGATCGCCGCCGCGGTCCTGCAGGCCTCGAGGCAGCAGGCGCTCGTCGTATTGGTCACGCAGCTCGACGAAGCGACCGTCGCCGAGGACATCCTGCCCGTACTGCCGACTCTCACGACTCATCACCGGGTCGTCGTCGCCGGAGTCGAAGATCCCACACTTGAAGTGCTGGCTGCCGAACGCGGCGATGTCGAGGACATCTATTCGGCGGCGGCCGCCGAGGCCGAGAGACTGGCGACGGCATCGCTGCAGACGCGTTTGCGTGGGCTCGGCGTCTCTTCGGTCTATGCTCTGCCGGAGAAGCTTCCCGGCGCCTTGGCCGATCTCTACATCCGGCTCAAGGTCACCGGCGGACTGTGA
- a CDS encoding AAA family ATPase → MTQPPQDPTNPQEPVASQPPASPRPQEPVAQQAPAAVDGQTPQAEPDPVREAFTGVRTEIAKAVVGQDQAVTGMLIALLCQGHVLLEGVPGVAKTLLVRSFAAAVSLDSSRVQFTPDLMPSDVTGSLVYDASISDFSFRPGPVFTNILIADEINRTPPKTQSALLEAMEEHQVSVGGRSRKLPEPFLVAATQNPVEYEGTYPLPEAQLDRFLFKLVLDLPERDHEFEILDRHARGFDAGSLAAAGLRPVADAELIGRAREAIAKIYIAPQIITYIVDLARATRQTPSLALGVSPRGATRMLGAARAHAWLSGRHYVTPDDVKALAHMSLSHRVILRPEAQMDGLDVGQVLDSIIATTEVPR, encoded by the coding sequence ATGACCCAACCGCCCCAGGACCCCACGAATCCTCAGGAACCGGTCGCGTCTCAGCCGCCTGCCTCGCCGCGGCCCCAGGAACCGGTCGCGCAGCAGGCTCCGGCAGCCGTCGACGGGCAGACCCCGCAGGCGGAGCCGGACCCGGTTCGTGAGGCGTTCACCGGTGTGCGCACCGAGATAGCCAAGGCGGTCGTCGGCCAGGACCAGGCAGTGACGGGAATGCTCATCGCACTGCTGTGCCAGGGCCATGTGCTGCTCGAGGGTGTGCCCGGAGTGGCGAAGACTCTGCTCGTGCGCAGCTTCGCGGCCGCCGTCAGCCTCGACAGCTCACGTGTGCAGTTCACTCCCGACCTCATGCCCAGCGATGTCACCGGGTCGTTGGTCTACGACGCGTCCATCTCGGACTTCTCGTTCCGTCCCGGCCCGGTGTTCACGAACATCCTCATCGCCGATGAGATCAACCGCACCCCGCCGAAGACCCAGTCGGCTCTGCTCGAAGCGATGGAAGAGCATCAGGTGTCCGTGGGCGGACGCTCCCGGAAGCTGCCCGAACCGTTCCTCGTCGCGGCCACACAGAATCCCGTCGAATACGAAGGCACCTACCCGCTGCCGGAAGCCCAGCTCGACCGGTTCCTGTTCAAACTCGTCCTCGACCTGCCCGAGCGGGACCACGAGTTCGAGATCCTCGACCGTCATGCCCGAGGCTTCGATGCAGGCTCCCTGGCAGCCGCGGGTCTGCGTCCGGTCGCCGATGCCGAACTCATCGGCCGGGCTCGCGAAGCGATCGCGAAGATCTACATCGCCCCGCAGATCATCACCTATATCGTCGACCTCGCCCGCGCCACCCGTCAGACCCCGTCGCTGGCGCTCGGAGTCTCACCCCGCGGAGCGACGAGGATGCTCGGCGCCGCCCGTGCTCATGCGTGGCTCAGCGGCCGGCACTATGTCACCCCCGACGACGTCAAGGCACTGGCCCATATGTCACTGTCGCACCGTGTCATCCTTCGCCCCGAGGCACAGATGGACGGTCTGGACGTCGGACAGGTCCTCGATTCGATCATCGCCACGACCGAAGTGCCCCGCTGA
- a CDS encoding DUF4350 domain-containing protein, producing the protein MSAQLDVAARGTRSTARVPMRARLRSASVWIVAAFVILVTVIALVLLTGDEETDEPLHYDSTARTGTKALVETLRDHDVDVTTSEDQQSARTAAARPDTTLLIPTNTDALSPGDIAGLQYALRTHGNRLVLVDPGPSVAEFTDRITVNDNLSPLADPDATTPPACDSPIARGAGAVTTGDVEYAETKKGTDGITACYPFAGPGVDEIDDAEVAPGSARGQFVTDSGGSVPLTVLGNPEWVTNEHIDEEGNASLALSQLSQTQNVVVYYPTFDGADQQSPPSTIDFVPGWFLAGVLWLIPCVLVLLLVIGRRFGPLAVERLPVIVPAVETVHGRAALSSRSHDRDGALHTLRTAALLRIAKRLSLGPDARTPDIITRIAATTGADPGYLHHVFVSASAHTDAELTELVHQLTQIESEIP; encoded by the coding sequence ATGAGCGCCCAGTTGGATGTCGCCGCCCGCGGCACTCGGTCGACCGCGCGGGTCCCGATGCGGGCCCGTCTGCGCTCGGCTTCGGTGTGGATCGTCGCGGCCTTCGTCATCCTCGTCACCGTCATCGCCCTCGTGCTCCTGACCGGTGACGAGGAGACCGACGAACCCCTGCACTATGATTCGACGGCGCGCACTGGCACGAAGGCCCTCGTCGAGACCCTGCGCGACCATGATGTCGACGTCACCACCTCCGAGGATCAGCAGAGCGCCCGCACTGCCGCTGCCCGGCCCGACACCACTCTGCTCATTCCCACGAACACCGATGCGCTGTCGCCCGGGGACATCGCCGGCCTTCAGTACGCTCTGCGCACTCACGGCAACCGGCTCGTCCTCGTCGACCCGGGGCCCTCGGTCGCGGAGTTCACCGACCGGATCACAGTCAACGACAACCTCAGTCCGCTGGCGGACCCGGATGCCACTACCCCGCCGGCCTGTGACTCCCCCATCGCCCGCGGTGCCGGGGCCGTGACCACGGGCGACGTCGAATATGCGGAGACGAAGAAGGGCACCGACGGGATCACCGCCTGCTACCCGTTCGCCGGCCCCGGGGTCGATGAGATCGACGACGCCGAGGTGGCCCCCGGGTCCGCGCGCGGACAGTTCGTCACCGATTCGGGCGGTTCCGTACCGCTGACCGTGCTCGGCAATCCCGAGTGGGTGACCAATGAGCACATCGACGAAGAGGGCAATGCCTCCCTCGCGCTCTCACAGCTGTCCCAGACGCAGAACGTCGTCGTCTACTATCCGACCTTCGACGGAGCCGACCAGCAGTCGCCTCCATCGACGATCGACTTCGTCCCCGGCTGGTTCCTCGCGGGAGTCCTGTGGCTGATCCCCTGTGTCCTCGTCCTTCTGCTCGTCATCGGACGCCGGTTCGGACCGCTGGCCGTCGAACGCCTGCCGGTCATCGTCCCGGCAGTGGAGACCGTGCACGGTCGGGCCGCTCTGAGCTCTCGCAGCCACGACCGGGACGGTGCGCTGCACACTCTGCGGACCGCCGCGCTGCTGCGCATCGCCAAACGGCTGAGCCTCGGCCCCGATGCCCGCACCCCCGATATCATCACCCGCATCGCAGCCACCACGGGAGCCGACCCCGGCTATCTCCACCACGTCTTCGTCTCCGCTTCGGCACACACCGACGCCGAACTCACCGAACTCGTCCATCAGCTCACCCAGATCGAAAGTGAGATCCCATGA
- a CDS encoding DUF4129 domain-containing protein, translating to MILSPITEAAGRLHTAMTSQPGAGRLHASASIDRDTGREWVEHELSKPEYAANDLTPLEQIGRWLSDLWNSLIRTALGANSPWLLVFVVLGLAAIIALIVWRVRRAGFRRVGVPLSAFDPVVSQPEPGPWRESAARAARAGDFETAVIDQSRAIFAVLSLKQTVSLESSATASEIAHSAEAALPEHGPAVHGVAEVFNDLRYGEETAQTARTRRLDEVYADLCALDRTLSALPVRHHQSAGRQEAPA from the coding sequence TTGATCCTCTCCCCCATCACCGAGGCGGCCGGCCGCCTCCACACCGCCATGACCTCCCAGCCGGGCGCGGGACGACTGCACGCCTCGGCGAGCATCGACCGAGACACCGGACGCGAATGGGTCGAGCACGAGCTGTCGAAACCCGAATACGCCGCCAACGACCTCACCCCCTTGGAACAGATCGGACGGTGGCTGAGCGACCTGTGGAACTCGCTTATCAGGACCGCGCTGGGCGCGAACTCACCGTGGCTGCTCGTCTTCGTCGTCCTGGGGCTTGCCGCGATCATCGCCCTCATCGTCTGGCGCGTACGCCGGGCAGGATTCCGCCGTGTCGGGGTTCCGCTGTCGGCATTCGATCCGGTCGTGTCCCAGCCCGAACCGGGTCCGTGGCGAGAAAGTGCGGCCCGGGCTGCGCGTGCCGGCGACTTCGAGACCGCGGTCATCGACCAGTCCCGTGCGATCTTCGCGGTCCTGTCACTCAAGCAGACCGTCTCCCTCGAGTCCTCGGCCACGGCGAGTGAGATCGCCCATTCCGCCGAGGCGGCCCTGCCCGAACACGGACCCGCCGTCCACGGTGTGGCCGAGGTCTTCAACGACCTCCGCTACGGGGAGGAGACCGCACAGACAGCCCGTACGAGACGCCTCGACGAGGTCTACGCGGATCTGTGCGCACTGGACCGCACACTGAGCGCACTGCCGGTCCGCCACCACCAGAGCGCAGGCCGCCAGGAGGCACCGGCATGA
- the mtrA gene encoding MtrAB system response regulator MtrA: MNARILVVDDDTALAEMIGIVLKSEGFEPFFCATGDQAFEEFQKVNPDLVLLDLMLPGKDGLEVCREIREISSVPIIMLTAKSDTVDVVLGLESGADDYVPKPFKPKELIARVRARLRISEPQAPELLTVGDVVVDVAGHTVTKGGSPVSLTPLEFDLLVALARKPWQVFSRETLLEEVWGYRHAADTRLVNVHVQRLRSKIERDPEKPDIIVTVRGVGYKAGRAA, translated from the coding sequence ATGAACGCTCGAATCCTGGTAGTTGATGATGACACGGCTTTGGCCGAAATGATCGGAATTGTGCTCAAAAGCGAAGGCTTCGAGCCCTTCTTCTGTGCCACCGGAGACCAGGCCTTCGAAGAATTCCAGAAGGTCAATCCGGATCTTGTGCTTCTCGACCTGATGCTTCCCGGCAAGGACGGACTCGAAGTCTGCCGGGAGATCCGCGAGATCTCCTCGGTGCCGATCATCATGCTCACGGCGAAGTCTGACACGGTCGATGTCGTCCTCGGTCTCGAATCCGGAGCCGACGACTATGTGCCGAAGCCGTTCAAGCCCAAGGAGCTCATCGCCCGTGTCCGGGCTCGGCTGCGGATCTCCGAACCGCAGGCACCCGAGCTGCTGACCGTCGGTGACGTCGTCGTCGACGTCGCCGGTCACACGGTGACCAAGGGCGGCTCCCCGGTGTCACTGACTCCTCTCGAATTCGACCTCCTCGTCGCGCTCGCCCGCAAGCCGTGGCAGGTGTTCTCCCGCGAGACTCTGCTCGAAGAGGTCTGGGGCTACCGTCACGCCGCCGACACCCGACTGGTCAACGTCCATGTGCAGCGTCTGCGGTCGAAGATCGAACGCGATCCGGAGAAGCCGGACATCATCGTCACCGTCCGCGGCGTCGGCTATAAGGCCGGCCGAGCCGCGTGA
- the mtrB gene encoding MtrAB system histidine kinase MtrB — MTSESVADGPVRTAASALKTFWNFILRSFSHSLQVRIVVLTIVLTSVAIFGVGTYMSQQIARGLFDTRLDSLSSQTRSILAELRSLAPVDGQAVTQDTLSSQLSSIYNRSAGSVYSLTLQPTDPNSSFSTITAGGPSEDGEASQVPISDELREAIRKAPSDDKLYQSVSLPDGTGPGLLITQELQIPGAGQFQLYYLGDLSEQQDTLNFVQRSMFVAALVLVVLVGAVAWIVTRLVVTPVRTGAEVARLIADGDLDERMPVHGNDEIAVLGESFNDMADTLQHQIEQMERLSVLQRQFVSDVSHELRTPLTTIRAAADLIYDSREDLDPVTARSAELLNSQAERFDNLLSDLLEISRYDAGAAALVPKPVDIGAIVTSVIETVSMVADQMSTAIVVHAPSSPVMAEVDRVRITRIVRNLVVNAIEHGENNPVDVYVASNAEAVAVSVRDHGVGMNEEQVEHVFDRFWRADPARKRTLGGSGLGLAISLEDAHLHNGWLQVWGKPGEGSCFRLTIPRRPDQEITSSPLPLPPRDAQIRGSALVAGPLSSDGSVRIQTGSIPIVVETEPEMLEDDHDDSAEAAPQSASSLPTNTEVESDGDEADTVETGAAEADAAEAGSVEVDSAEADSAEADRDMAVDANAPGRSMDLGEPDADGDMVDDLDDSEGGRS; from the coding sequence GTGACCTCCGAGTCAGTCGCGGACGGACCCGTCCGCACCGCGGCCTCGGCACTGAAGACGTTCTGGAACTTCATACTCCGATCGTTCAGCCACTCCCTGCAGGTCCGCATCGTCGTGCTCACGATCGTCCTCACCTCGGTGGCGATCTTCGGCGTCGGCACCTACATGTCCCAGCAGATCGCGCGCGGACTCTTCGACACCCGCCTCGATTCCCTGTCCTCGCAGACGCGGTCGATCCTCGCCGAGCTGCGCTCCCTGGCGCCAGTCGACGGTCAGGCGGTCACCCAGGACACGCTGAGTTCGCAGCTGTCCTCGATCTACAACCGCTCAGCTGGGTCGGTGTATTCGCTGACGCTGCAGCCGACGGACCCGAACTCCTCGTTCTCGACGATCACCGCCGGCGGGCCGAGCGAGGACGGTGAGGCCTCGCAGGTGCCCATCAGCGATGAACTCCGCGAAGCCATCCGCAAAGCCCCGTCCGATGACAAGCTCTACCAGTCGGTGAGCCTGCCCGACGGCACGGGACCGGGGCTGCTCATCACCCAGGAGCTGCAGATCCCGGGCGCCGGTCAGTTCCAGCTGTACTACCTCGGCGATCTGAGCGAACAGCAGGACACCCTCAACTTCGTGCAGCGGTCGATGTTCGTCGCCGCCCTCGTCCTCGTCGTCCTCGTCGGAGCGGTCGCCTGGATCGTCACTCGGCTCGTCGTCACCCCGGTGCGCACCGGGGCCGAAGTGGCCAGGCTCATCGCCGACGGCGACCTGGACGAACGCATGCCGGTGCACGGCAACGACGAGATCGCCGTCCTCGGTGAGAGCTTCAACGATATGGCCGACACACTCCAGCATCAGATCGAGCAGATGGAACGACTGTCGGTGCTGCAGCGTCAGTTCGTCTCCGACGTCTCCCACGAGCTGCGGACACCGCTGACGACGATCCGTGCCGCTGCGGACCTCATCTACGATTCCCGCGAGGACCTCGACCCCGTCACTGCGCGCAGTGCGGAACTGCTGAACTCGCAGGCCGAACGCTTCGACAACCTGCTCTCCGACCTGCTGGAGATCTCCCGCTACGACGCCGGGGCCGCGGCTCTTGTGCCCAAACCCGTCGACATCGGTGCGATCGTGACCTCGGTGATCGAGACCGTGTCGATGGTGGCCGACCAGATGTCGACGGCGATCGTCGTCCACGCCCCGTCCTCGCCGGTCATGGCCGAGGTCGACCGGGTGCGCATCACCCGAATCGTGCGCAACCTCGTCGTCAACGCCATCGAACACGGTGAGAACAACCCCGTCGACGTCTATGTCGCCTCCAACGCCGAGGCGGTGGCCGTGAGCGTGCGCGACCACGGAGTCGGCATGAACGAAGAGCAGGTCGAACACGTCTTCGACCGGTTCTGGCGTGCCGATCCGGCTCGCAAGCGCACCCTCGGCGGGTCGGGCCTGGGTCTGGCCATCTCGCTCGAGGACGCCCACCTGCACAACGGCTGGCTGCAGGTCTGGGGCAAGCCCGGAGAAGGGTCGTGCTTCCGGCTGACGATTCCCCGGCGCCCGGATCAGGAGATCACCTCCTCGCCTCTGCCCCTGCCGCCGCGCGATGCGCAGATCCGCGGTTCCGCGCTCGTGGCAGGACCGCTGTCCTCGGACGGCTCCGTCCGCATCCAGACCGGGTCGATCCCGATCGTCGTCGAAACCGAGCCGGAGATGCTCGAGGACGACCACGATGATTCCGCCGAGGCGGCCCCGCAGTCCGCATCGTCGTTGCCGACCAACACGGAGGTTGAGTCAGACGGTGACGAAGCGGACACTGTTGAGACAGGCGCTGCTGAGGCAGATGCCGCTGAGGCGGGCAGCGTTGAGGTTGACTCCGCTGAGGCAGACTCCGCTGAGGCAGACAGAGATATGGCTGTCGACGCGAATGCACCGGGGCGGTCCATGGACCTCGGCGAGCCGGACGCGGACGGCGACATGGTCGACGACTTGGACGACAGCGAAGGAGGACGGTCATGA
- a CDS encoding LpqB family beta-propeller domain-containing protein, with amino-acid sequence MTRTTLRGFRLKTMLVSVFTALALVGCSSIPTSSPVGHVEDDSGDPGANNARIPDGPEPGDSPSDIVRGFLRAGAGTGNNFSVARSFLTEGEAQKWSPQESVSVLPNGTDIDSLNVGTTSDQKTMSISAPVVGLVDSSGVFNSAKPGTESTLEFSLRQENGEWRIASAPDGLLISQTDFRTIFLNYSLHFFTSDYSYLVPDSRWFLRSSSTPTVLMNELLSGPAPYLSGAVITSVPDGAKLSDSNVVTIENGVAHVSLGAQNPAPSDREKGLIRQQIATTLQVIPSISAIELSIGGQTVPASLQPKTDTSVQVDGPPVVIADDHLSRVSGTTVAKVENSPNLKKAKASDPAVSLDDSLYVYLADDGKQLMRLKSDAVNATPILKGKKLVRPSIDRFNTTWTGETENKGELKAVGRDGKSFTVAADFLNGRQLVDIEVSRDGTRVALLSRHKGEPDRVDVVGVPRDKAGNPSGHVSESPIEVGANFDEVKDVSWAGSTSLVALAAEEGESAQPFRIGVTGPAEQLGEVSDGSRITGGVDGRSILVTSSDGALYSYNSNAWQKLVDVAAKDPSYPG; translated from the coding sequence ATGACGCGCACGACGCTCAGAGGGTTCCGGCTGAAGACCATGCTCGTCTCGGTCTTTACGGCATTGGCCCTCGTCGGCTGCTCGTCGATCCCGACGTCATCGCCTGTCGGCCATGTCGAGGACGACTCGGGTGATCCGGGGGCGAACAACGCACGGATCCCCGACGGACCCGAACCCGGCGACAGCCCATCGGACATCGTGCGCGGATTCCTGCGGGCAGGAGCGGGCACCGGCAACAACTTCTCCGTGGCCCGGTCGTTCCTCACCGAGGGCGAGGCGCAGAAATGGAGTCCGCAGGAATCGGTGTCGGTGCTGCCCAACGGCACGGACATCGACTCTCTGAACGTCGGGACCACCTCCGACCAGAAGACGATGAGCATCTCGGCTCCGGTCGTCGGCCTCGTCGATTCCTCCGGTGTTTTCAACTCCGCCAAGCCGGGCACCGAATCCACCCTGGAGTTCTCACTGCGGCAGGAGAACGGGGAGTGGAGGATCGCCTCGGCGCCGGACGGGCTGCTCATCAGCCAGACCGACTTCCGCACGATCTTCCTCAACTATTCGCTGCATTTCTTCACCTCCGACTATTCGTATCTCGTCCCTGACTCCCGCTGGTTCCTTCGGTCCTCCTCGACTCCGACCGTGCTGATGAACGAGCTGCTCAGCGGGCCCGCCCCCTATCTCTCGGGAGCGGTGATCACCTCGGTCCCCGACGGTGCGAAGCTGAGCGATTCGAACGTCGTGACGATCGAGAACGGCGTCGCGCACGTGTCCTTGGGGGCGCAGAACCCTGCCCCGTCGGACCGTGAGAAGGGGCTGATCCGCCAGCAGATCGCCACCACTCTGCAGGTCATTCCCTCGATATCGGCGATCGAGCTGAGCATCGGCGGACAGACGGTTCCGGCCAGTCTGCAGCCGAAGACCGACACCTCGGTCCAGGTGGACGGGCCTCCCGTGGTGATCGCCGACGACCACCTTTCCCGTGTCTCGGGAACGACCGTCGCCAAGGTCGAGAACAGCCCGAACCTGAAGAAGGCGAAGGCCAGCGACCCCGCGGTGTCCTTGGACGACTCGCTCTACGTCTATCTGGCTGATGACGGCAAGCAGCTCATGCGGCTGAAGTCCGATGCCGTGAATGCCACCCCGATCCTCAAGGGCAAGAAGCTCGTGCGCCCCAGCATCGACCGCTTCAATACGACGTGGACGGGTGAAACGGAGAACAAGGGCGAGCTCAAGGCCGTCGGTCGTGACGGCAAATCCTTCACCGTGGCCGCCGACTTCCTCAACGGCCGACAGCTGGTCGATATCGAGGTCTCACGAGACGGAACCCGTGTCGCTCTGCTCAGCCGGCACAAGGGGGAGCCGGACCGCGTCGATGTGGTCGGTGTGCCCAGGGACAAGGCGGGTAATCCGTCCGGTCATGTCTCCGAATCACCGATCGAAGTCGGTGCGAACTTCGATGAGGTCAAGGACGTCTCGTGGGCTGGATCGACGTCTCTCGTGGCTCTGGCCGCAGAGGAGGGCGAATCGGCGCAGCCCTTCCGCATCGGAGTCACCGGGCCGGCAGAACAGCTCGGCGAGGTTTCGGACGGCAGCCGCATCACCGGCGGAGTGGACGGCCGATCGATCCTGGTCACCAGTTCCGATGGCGCGCTCTACAGCTACAACTCGAACGCCTGGCAGAAACTCGTCGACGTAGCGGCCAAGGATCCCTCCTACCCCGGCTGA